One Danaus plexippus chromosome 3 unlocalized genomic scaffold, MEX_DaPlex mxdp_25, whole genome shotgun sequence genomic window, aatatatctagtACTTTAGTGTGTAGAGATTTGAATAAacgatatattttagattcattttgtaattttattatgttacatttttgCTGAAAAGTCGACTTCTGTGCTCTAAACCTGATCAAAGTCAGATGATTTGTCTCGGTGTTTGTTGTCTGGTTTTAATTATCTTCCGCCTACGATTTCATAATTATCTCTTTTACTATTCTGAATTCCAACGCAGAGTAGCCGCAGAGCGAAACAAACCCTGGCTCCCTTCAGTTCcgtataaaaagaataaatccTATTCCAACCACCGACCGTCAATGTTGACATTTCTAAATCAATTAGACTACTAGAATCAAGTTAAAACTAGTTACTGCAGTGAAGTTTTAGCGTCAGGCAAAATGCAGCATAGTAAAATTGcctagtaaatccgaaaaatacttttgtttatacagacactttaataaaacaagaatctataaaaaaataacagactTACTAGAGTCACAACATACAGATACGGAATTACATACTACTTCTTGAGTACGTAGACGATTTTTATACGGACATTGTCGAGATTCAACACAAATCCCTCCATTTAGAAGACACTGCTGCTCTTcatatgtatacaaatcagcTGGAACAAaaaggttattaaaatttgtactgTAATCGACACTGCAACATTTCGCATTCGTTTATGTAACTAGAGTGACGgcgtatgtaatataattttgcaaaTTATATGTGTAATACGTGGAACATACTGTACATAACAACTCGGGTAAATAAACCACCACTTACATTCGGCAAACACTTTCACATCACCTGACACCAAAACACACAAaagtagtaaatatttaagcaaCATTATCAATGTTCAGCACGTACTGTGTCTGTTCCACTAATTGTTAATTGACGATGttgttgtatttatatgaaacaacccgcatagttacataaaaatgctAATTATCGTTATCACGTCCGTCTTCGTTTTATATTGAGTGATATTGAGCAATTCATTAATTTGGAGCGTGTGTTGTGGGCGTTTAGTGTCTCACTTTGATTAAGATTATTGAGATCCATGGGAAATTCGCTATACTACGGAAAGTTCTCAAATCAgttgtaagaaaataaattcaatcttGGTCCTGATAGctcattatttttgattttctttataatttgtgtTACTCAAACTCAGGGGCCAGAGTAGTtactttctattaaatttcGCTATAATATGATGGTTCCTTCAATGTGAGCAAGCTTGCTTATGTGTCATAGTTCCGTGGTGGAATCAGGATTCATAGTAGGTATTATGTTGGCACCTCCGTCAGTATCTAccattttttagttttccaGTTTAAACGCAACtattgaagataaaattatgCAGTTACGTTTTTG contains:
- the LOC116779641 gene encoding uncharacterized protein LOC116779641; amino-acid sequence: MLLKYLLLLCVLVSGDVKVFAESDLYTYEEQQCLLNGGICVESRQCPYKNRLRTQEVVCNSVSVCCDSIPPSPICRRNGGECITTDGCRSGLAVDRATDCEDGQKCCILVQ